ACCAAATATTTATTTTTTCACAATAGGAGGTTGTTACGATTGGAGTGGCTAAAAACACGAGATACAGCGAGTAACAGATACTTGCTTTCAATTCTAACGTGTCCCAGAACCCTTGGTATTGGCGTTTGCTGTGCCGCTGTACCGGCTGGTAACATAGATATAACTTTCAAACCGGCTATCCGCCGGGACAAAATCGATTCCTGGGGGCTTTAGTCCTAGGGTCGTTTTGTCTCTGAACGGAGATATATTTTGGTCACAGACTCTGCGGCGATCCTTAACAACGCCGCCAAAATATGGGAGACAGCTCTAGGGGCTCTGGAATGCCAGTTATCCCGGCCGAATTTCCGGACCTGGTACGCCAGGACTACCGGCGTGGCTTACGAAGGCGGGTGTTTCACCGTCGGCGTGCCCAACAGTTTCGTCGCCGAATACCTGGAGCAGAACCAACGCTCCTTGATCGAAAACACGCTGATGCGGCTGCTTCCGGGCAACGGCCTGCGCATCGCCTTCCAGGTAGCCGGAGGCGGCAAGGCTTTGGCGGCGGCTCCCAGGGCTGAAAACGCCTCGACCAGAGCCGAGGGGGGCTGCCGGTTCAATCCCCGCTATGATTTCGATACTTTTATCGTGGGTAACGCCAACCGGTTGGCCCACGCCGCCGCCCTATCTGCTGCCCAAAAACCGGGTGAAGGTTATAACCCTCTGTTTATCCACGGTGGATCAGGACTCGGGAAGACTCACTTGCTGCAAGCCATCGGCCAGGCTGCCGAGCGCGCCGGCAAAACCGTCCGGTACGTCTCCGGCGAGCAGTTCACCTCGGAATTTGTCGCCGCCTTGAAGGACCGTCGGGCTGACGAGTTCCGCGAAAAGTACCGCTCCGTTGATGTCCTCCTGGTCGACGATGTTCAGTTCATTGCCGGCAAAGCTCAGACCGAGGAGACTTTCTTCCATACCTTTAACGAATTGCACAATTCGGGGCGTCAGATCGTTCTTTCCGCCGACTCCCCGCCACGCGCGATTCTCCAGATGGAAGACCGCCTGCGCTCCCGTTTCGAGTGGGGATTGACCGCCGAGATCGCGCCGCCCGACGAGAAAATGCGCCTTTCCATCCTCAGAGCCAGGGCGGAAGAAGCCGGCGCCGAACTTGCGCCTGATGTCCTTGACTACATGGCTTCCGAGGTCATCCGTAATATCCGCGAACTTGAGGGGAATCTCAACCGCGTCCTGGCTTATTCAAAATTGCTCCGTTCCGCGATTACGCCTGACATGGCCCGCCGTGCCCTCAAGAACCTGGCGCTGGCCGAAGAAATTAAATCCAATGAGCCGCGGCTGCTTTTGGCGACAGTTGCCGAGTGCTTCGAATTGACCGTCGAAGACCTGTTAGGCCGCAAGCGTGACAAGGAAACCGCCGCCGCACGGCAGGTGGCGATGTTCGTGATGAAGAACCAGAAGATGTGGTCGTTGGGTGAGATCGGCAAGCTGGTTGGCGACCGCACCGCCGCCACTGTGTCTCACGCCTGCGACAAGATCGAACAAGAAGCCGAATACAATCCGCTGTTGAAGCGAAAGCTTAAAGATATCGAACAACGCCTGAACGGGAAGTGACTTAACCCGGCGCCGCTAATCCACCCGCCACCAACAGTTCCCTGTTTTTCATAATCCCACAGGTCTCGCCGTCGGCGAGGATTTTGCCCTTGCTCATGATGACCAGGCGAGGACACAAGGCTTCTATCAGTTCCAGGTCGTGAGACACGACTATCTTGGTCACATCGAGGGATTTCAGGAGTTGGATCAAGCCCCACTTGGCGGCGGGGTCCAGGTTGGAAGACGGCTCATCTAAGGCCAGGACCTCGGGTTGCATCGAGAGCACCGACGCCAACGCGATGCGTTTCTTCTCCCCGAGGCTGAGATGATGGGAACTCCGCTTCTCATAACCGGACAATCCGACGGCCGCGAGTGATTCGCCAACGCGCTTCTTGATCTCACCCTCCGGCAAGCCCATGTTGATCGGTCCGAAGGCTACGTCGTCGAAAACCTCGGGGCAGAATAATTGGTCGTCGGGATTTTGGAACACCACTCCGACCCTGGCGCGGATGGTTTTCAGATTAGCGGCGACAACCGGGATGCCGCAGACCTTCACCGCGCCATTTGTGCCGTGGATGATGCCGTTCAAATGCATCAATAGCGTCGACTTACCTGCGCCGTTAGCCCCGGCAATAGCGACACTCTCACCTTTCGCAATAGAAAGATTGATGCTTTCGAGGGCTCTGCGGCCGTCGGGGTAGGTATAGGTTAAGTCGTCTAGGCGGATGACAGGATCGTTCATCGCAGCAGGCTCAGAGCAAGGGGTAAGAGCAACAAGAGTGAAAGGGCGACGCCGGTGATCATATCGATGCGGTCCATCGCCAGTTTGTCGAGAGTGCGCGATTGCCCGTCGAAACCCCGCGCCGCCATCGCTGCGTAAACGCGCTCGCCCCGCTCGTAAGATCGGACAAATAGGCTGCCGATCATGGAGCCTACGGTTTTAGCCTGGAACCCAGTCGATGGATTACCCACCGACCGGGAGTCGCGGGCGTTCTTCATCCGCAGCACCTCATCGATCAGTAAAAACAGATACCGGTACATGAAAGATAGGATCATCACGATGACCTTGGGCGCGCCCAATCTCCCGATGCCTTTTAACAGCGCTGGCAGCGAGGTTGTGGAAGTCAATAGAATCAGAGCCAGCACTGAGAGCCAGCTCCGAGCCAGCAGTGTCCCGATGAAAATTAGCCCGCCGTCGGTTATTCCAAGGTGCCAACCGATAATGTTCAGGCTGGACAATTCTGTTCCAGGCCGGGTGAAAATGTTTACCGCGCCGAGCAACAGCACGAATGGTAGGATGATCAATGACCGCTTGATGACGTATCCTAACGGCACTTTCGAAATGGTAAAAACGGCTACAAGAATGCCGAAATAAGCCGCAAACGCTAACCAGCTTCCCGCGGGTGCTACCACGACGGCGATGATAAATAGAAGAGACAACAGAAATTTTACCCGCGGATCGCGCTGGTGGACCGGGCTCATGAGATGGCTGTATTTGTCTAAAAAGCTGTGTCTCATATCATTCCATTTTCCTCGCCCTTGATGGGAGAGGAATTAAGGGAGAGGGTGATCAGGTTCGCTTCCTGGCGATTAAACGCCCGATACCAAAGACCGCTCCGAACACCACTAGCACCCCCAGCCATCCCGCCACTATCGTGGCCACTGTCTCGTTATGAATGCCAGGGAAGAGGTAGCCCGCGGCGATCTGGAACGGCGATTGGATCGCATCCCCAATGAATCCTTGTTGATCCGCCACTTTCTCGAGCCCGTCGGGTGAACCAGATGCCAGCGGTGAGACGGTAGCAAGAAGGAGGGCGACACCCAGGCCTATCAGCCACCATTTTTTAAAACTCATATCCGCTCCATTTGGAGAACGTCGGCGCGGGACGCCATGACCGCCGAGATTACCAGGGCAGTTATCAGTCCTTCGCCGATACCGATCAGTGCGTGGATGCCCAGCATTGCGGGTCCGACCACCTCGAAAGGAGAGGCGCCCGAAGAAGCCAGTTCAAAAGCCGCCGCTAGCGCTGCCAGCATGACCGAGAACCATCCCGCGACACCGGCTCCGGCCAATTTACTTCGTCTGATGTTGGGCAGGATTTTTGTTAACACATGATAGATAAAATATGATCCGAAAACGGCGATGACGCCCATATTTAGTATGTTGGCGCCTAAGGCCGCCAGGCCGCCGTCCTGAAAAATAAGCGCCTGGGCGATGAGCACCGCCGACATGATAAGGATCCCCGCCCACGGTCCGATGAGGATGGCGCACAAAGCTGCGCCGATGAGGTGTCCTGATGTTCCCCCCGCCACCGGGAAATTGAGCATCTGGGCGGCAAAGATGAACGCCGCCAGCATGCCCATCAGCGGCACTTGCTTCTCGCCGATCTTTTTGGAAGCTACTTTAACAGCCACGCCGATCGTACCGGCCGATATGGCGCCGGTAGCGGCGAGGGTAGGGACGTTCAAAAAACCGTCTGGGATGTGCATAGACGTTTAATCCTAGTGCTTGGTGCTTTCTGCTTGGCTGCAAATGGGGCAAAGGCCGGTTATGACGTGATGGTGCATGTCGGCGATGAAACCGTATTGGTCGCGCAGAGTTTTACTTAGAACCTCTAGCGACTCTTCCGGTAATTCAGCGACCTTGCCGCAAACGCGGCATTTGAGATGATGGTGGTGGCCTTCCTCGGAGTGGTGGTAAACGTGAGCTCCATGGATTTCGGCCTTGACCACCAGCCCCAGGCTCTCCAGCAGTTCGAGGGTGCGGTAAACCGTCGATCGGTCAACTCCAGCCACCTTGTCCTTGACCTGCTCGTAGAGAGCGTCGGCGGTCAGGTGAGCCCCCTCATGGTGAAGGATATCGAGGATCACCCTCCGTTGGGGAGTGAGGCGGTAGCCCTTAGCTTTGAGGATGTTATTGCAACTCATTGTTATTGCGACTCTTTGCAATAAATTATATAAGGGGTTAGTAGTGGTTGTCAAAATGTGCTGCAACCAAAAATACGTAAGGAACTGGGTGTTTTTACGTGGAATTACTAATTGCTACTGTTTGGTTTATGGAGCAATCATACATAAGGTTAGGAAGAATGTAGTTATTTAGAAGGAGAAGTCATGAAAAAGAAACGGTTGTTGCTTTTAATCCTGGCTGGCGTATTTACCTTGACGCTGGCGCCATTGCATTCTATTGCCGCTCAATCCGGCGAGGGATTGACACCTATCCAACAACTAGGCAAATACATCTTTTTTGATACCACACTCTCGAAACCCGTTGGACAGTCTTGTGCAACCTGTCATGATCCAGGTTCGGCTTTCGCCGACCCGGAAGGAGGCGCCGTATCCCAGGGAGCGTTACAAAGTAGGGTAGGAGAGCGGAACTCACCTAGTGTCTCTTATGCGGCTTTCAGCCCGCAGATGTATTTTGATCCAAAGACTTCACCAGCCATTCCCGATGGGCAATACAAAGGTGGACTATTCTGGGATGGCCGTGCCGATACTCTGGAGGAACAGGCATTGCAGCCTTTCGTGAACCCACTCGAAATGCATAATTCAGACCTGAAGCAGGTATTCTTGGCAGTGCGCCAGTCGGATTATGCCAATTTGTTCCGTCAAGTCTTCGGCCAGAATTCGTTCGAAGATCTGGATTACGCTTCGGCATGCATCGGACAGGCTATCGCCGCTTACGAACGATCGGCTGAAGTAAACCCGTTCACTTCGAAATTTGATTATTGGAAAAAGGGCCAGGCCACTTTAACTGATACCGAATTGCGCGGTTATATGCTCTTCACCAATACGACAATGATGGGAGCCAAGTGTGCCAACTGCCATTCGGTATCTGCTAATGAAACGGTTGCTCCTTCATTGTTCACCAATTTCGGACATCAGAACCTGGGTGTTCCCGGTAATCCGGAACTGCCATTCTATTTTCTCCAAAAACCTCTCAACCCCGCAGGAACGAATTACATTGATCGCGGTTTAGGAGATTTCCTACGTAGTATCGGAGTCCCCGAAGAATTGGCCGCAAAAGAAGACGGCAGGTTTAAGATTCCGTCTCTCCGCAACTGTGCAATCACAGCTCCATACGAACATAATGGTGTCTTCACCACCCTCAGGGAGGTAGTGATGTTCAATAACACCCGGGACGTTCCTGGAGCCGGTTGGCCTGCTCCTGAAGTGGCAGAAAACGTTCATCGCCATCCTTCGATGGATAGGACCTTTGGAAAACTGGGGCTTACCGACCAGCAAGTAGATGATATTGTGGCTTTCCTGGGTACGTTGACCGACGGCTATCAGCCGTAACAATCAATATACAAAACAAGGAACATAGGGAGGGCTTTTGCCCTCCCTCTTTCTTGGCTTTGACAATTACCCAAAGGCTGTTAAATAACAGATTCTAAGCGATATCAGCCGGAATTATTGAAAACAGGAATGAATCGTGTACCTTGTCTGGCAGTAAAAGGCGGTGGCGCATGATCGCCTCGCGGACGGCTCCGGCTTTTTCGGCGGTCCTCCGGCTGGCTGTATTTTCTACCGCTGCCAGGATCTCGATGCGGTTAAACTTCAATTCGTCTATCCCGAATTTGATGAGTAGTTTTGCCGCCCGGCTCGCAGCCCCATGCCTCTGCCGACTGCTCCGGACCCAGTACCCCAGATTGGCGACCTTATCGATCGTGTTGATGTGGTTGAGCCCGCAGCCGCCGATGAATGCCCCATCTCTCGCGTCGGTGATGGCGAACTCGTAGGCTGTGCCCTCGGGCCGGGACTTCAGGGCGTTTTTGATCCAGCCTTCACTTTCGGCTATCGAATAAGCGGGGTGTGCCCACGGCATCCATAACCTCAGCGAATCCATCGTTTCCTGGACTGCGAGCATGACCTCCAGGGCGTCGGACATCCGTAGCGGGCGGAGGGTGATTAGACCATCTGTGAGTTCAGTATCTTCCATAACATTATCCTATTTGAAATATTGCAATGGCTACCTATCACTTGAACCTAATGTGAAATAATTCAATGATCATTCTAATATTTTAGTCTTCGTTATTTCACTTCTCGTTAAAGTTCGATCTTCTAATCGTTTTTCAAGGGACAAATATTGCCAATATTGAAGTATGATGCCAATAAGCAATCCTTCAGCCAGATATATCGCATAAAATTGTCTTGTCCTCTCAGGAACGATGAAATTTAATATCCCCGCCCCTATCAGTATCAGAATTACTAACGCAGCTTGGGGCCATTTACGTTTTCGCAATCTAGGAGAACCTACAGCGAGGCAAAAAGCTAGGGAAAATCCAATCCAAAAAGTTATCGAATAAATCGTAACCAGAAATAATTCTGGGCCGCGGTACATTTCATATTTAATAGTCAAATAAAAACTAAAAATAAGTGCAACGACGACGCCACTAGCTGACCATTTCAATGTCGAGCGCCCTCGAGTCCCATACAAACGACGTCTCATCCCAAAATATAAAACGGATTCAATAATGGGATCCGATATTTTTCGGAATATTTGTGCCATGGATGACAAAGTTTATCCTCTCGGCCGGAGCCTGTCGCTTGAGTCCAGCATGATAGTCACCGGGCCGTCGTTGACCAGCTCGACAAACATATGCGCCTGGAACCTACCGGTTTCCACCTTGACACCAGTCTTCCTCGCCTCCGCCACGAACTCGTCGAACATAAACTCGGCGGCCTCGGGCGGCGCCGCATCGGTGAAAGACGGCCGGCGTCCCTTACGCGTGTCGGCGATAAGTGTGAACTGGCTTATTAAAAGTAGTTCGCCCTTGACGTCGAGCAGCGACAGGTTGAACTTGGATTCGGCGTCGGCGAAGATCCTGAGGTTGACGATCTTGTTCACCAGGTAACCGATGTCGGCTTTCTCGTCCCCGACCGCCACCCCCACCAGCACCACCAGCCCGCCGCCAATGCTGCCGATGACGTCGCCATCAACAGTGACCTGAGCATGGGAGACTCTTTGGATGAGCGCTTTCATGGCCGTATTCTAGGCTATCACGGCAGCGTCTGCCACCCGATACGTTCAGACCGCCCTTGAAGCCACCAGGATATTCCAAAACACGATGATGATGTAGAAAGCCACGATTACAGCGGTGATCACCAGTGTTGGTCTTGGCGCACGGCGTGATAGATCCCAGAGGAGAATGGCCGCGAGTGCACTTGCCCCGGCCTTGATCAAGACGAATTCTCTCCTGGTTATCCAATAGGACAAGAGCAAATTGCCTTCGGTGCCGACTCCGCTTTGGACAATGAACTGGGAGATGACGGCATCTGCCACATTGAGCAATACCAGCGCCACGAGCAGAATTCTCGTTTGGCGCCGGGCTTGTTGGTCCGCAGGCGAAGCAACAGGTGTCACCCGCCATTCACCACCGGCTGAGTTCGGCGCCCCATTGCCGCGCCCGTTCGATCTCCCCGTCCTTCAGCGGTCCCTGCGTGCCCTCTACGATGAACTTTTGAGCTTCGCTGGCCTTCCGGTAGCCGAGCTTCTTCATGCTATCTTCGATGACCGGCGTCGCCTTGCCCCACGGCCCCTTCACCCGGGTTTCGAACGCGGCGAACGGCTTTTGTCCCGGTGCAAGGGCATCAAGCCAGGTCCGCATCGGGGTCTGGGACAGGTCGGGTGGAACCGAGGCGCTGCCCGGTTTCACCTGTATGCCCGCTATCATCTTTTCATTGGGCACTGAAAATCCCATTACTGGCGATCCGACCACTAGAAAATCGGCGTCTTTAATGACCTCGGGCGTTGCCTCTGAAGTCGACATCACCCGGGTCCCGGATCCCAGCCCATCCCCGATGGCGTGGGCGATAGCCTCCGTATTGCCCCACAAGGATTCATAGACCACGATCGCTTTCATCGGGCTTCTCCTTCTTTTATCAGCATCCAAAGAACATTCTATGAGCCGAGCTTAGGGATGGCAAGAGATTTTTTAGTCTTGCGACTGGAAGTTCACAAAAAAGGGGAGGAGTGCACGCTCCTCCCCTTCGACCGATCGATCGAACCGATTTATTGGACGATGATCGTACCGGTCATGCCGGGGTGAATAATGCAGTAATACGGATAGGTTCCGGCTGTGGT
This is a stretch of genomic DNA from Dehalogenimonas etheniformans. It encodes these proteins:
- a CDS encoding DUF5658 family protein; this encodes MTPVASPADQQARRQTRILLVALVLLNVADAVISQFIVQSGVGTEGNLLLSYWITRREFVLIKAGASALAAILLWDLSRRAPRPTLVITAVIVAFYIIIVFWNILVASRAV
- a CDS encoding PDGLE domain-containing protein; the encoded protein is MSFKKWWLIGLGVALLLATVSPLASGSPDGLEKVADQQGFIGDAIQSPFQIAAGYLFPGIHNETVATIVAGWLGVLVVFGAVFGIGRLIARKRT
- the dnaA gene encoding chromosomal replication initiator protein DnaA — protein: MVTDSAAILNNAAKIWETALGALECQLSRPNFRTWYARTTGVAYEGGCFTVGVPNSFVAEYLEQNQRSLIENTLMRLLPGNGLRIAFQVAGGGKALAAAPRAENASTRAEGGCRFNPRYDFDTFIVGNANRLAHAAALSAAQKPGEGYNPLFIHGGSGLGKTHLLQAIGQAAERAGKTVRYVSGEQFTSEFVAALKDRRADEFREKYRSVDVLLVDDVQFIAGKAQTEETFFHTFNELHNSGRQIVLSADSPPRAILQMEDRLRSRFEWGLTAEIAPPDEKMRLSILRARAEEAGAELAPDVLDYMASEVIRNIRELEGNLNRVLAYSKLLRSAITPDMARRALKNLALAEEIKSNEPRLLLATVAECFELTVEDLLGRKRDKETAAARQVAMFVMKNQKMWSLGEIGKLVGDRTAATVSHACDKIEQEAEYNPLLKRKLKDIEQRLNGK
- a CDS encoding GNAT family N-acetyltransferase — encoded protein: MEDTELTDGLITLRPLRMSDALEVMLAVQETMDSLRLWMPWAHPAYSIAESEGWIKNALKSRPEGTAYEFAITDARDGAFIGGCGLNHINTIDKVANLGYWVRSSRQRHGAASRAAKLLIKFGIDELKFNRIEILAAVENTASRRTAEKAGAVREAIMRHRLLLPDKVHDSFLFSIIPADIA
- the cbiQ gene encoding cobalt ECF transporter T component CbiQ; this encodes MRHSFLDKYSHLMSPVHQRDPRVKFLLSLLFIIAVVVAPAGSWLAFAAYFGILVAVFTISKVPLGYVIKRSLIILPFVLLLGAVNIFTRPGTELSSLNIIGWHLGITDGGLIFIGTLLARSWLSVLALILLTSTTSLPALLKGIGRLGAPKVIVMILSFMYRYLFLLIDEVLRMKNARDSRSVGNPSTGFQAKTVGSMIGSLFVRSYERGERVYAAMAARGFDGQSRTLDKLAMDRIDMITGVALSLLLLLPLALSLLR
- a CDS encoding flavodoxin family protein, coding for MKAIVVYESLWGNTEAIAHAIGDGLGSGTRVMSTSEATPEVIKDADFLVVGSPVMGFSVPNEKMIAGIQVKPGSASVPPDLSQTPMRTWLDALAPGQKPFAAFETRVKGPWGKATPVIEDSMKKLGYRKASEAQKFIVEGTQGPLKDGEIERARQWGAELSRW
- a CDS encoding energy-coupling factor ABC transporter permease, with the translated sequence MHIPDGFLNVPTLAATGAISAGTIGVAVKVASKKIGEKQVPLMGMLAAFIFAAQMLNFPVAGGTSGHLIGAALCAILIGPWAGILIMSAVLIAQALIFQDGGLAALGANILNMGVIAVFGSYFIYHVLTKILPNIRRSKLAGAGVAGWFSVMLAALAAAFELASSGASPFEVVGPAMLGIHALIGIGEGLITALVISAVMASRADVLQMERI
- a CDS encoding Fur family transcriptional regulator; the protein is MSCNNILKAKGYRLTPQRRVILDILHHEGAHLTADALYEQVKDKVAGVDRSTVYRTLELLESLGLVVKAEIHGAHVYHHSEEGHHHHLKCRVCGKVAELPEESLEVLSKTLRDQYGFIADMHHHVITGLCPICSQAESTKH
- a CDS encoding cytochrome-c peroxidase, which translates into the protein MKKKRLLLLILAGVFTLTLAPLHSIAAQSGEGLTPIQQLGKYIFFDTTLSKPVGQSCATCHDPGSAFADPEGGAVSQGALQSRVGERNSPSVSYAAFSPQMYFDPKTSPAIPDGQYKGGLFWDGRADTLEEQALQPFVNPLEMHNSDLKQVFLAVRQSDYANLFRQVFGQNSFEDLDYASACIGQAIAAYERSAEVNPFTSKFDYWKKGQATLTDTELRGYMLFTNTTMMGAKCANCHSVSANETVAPSLFTNFGHQNLGVPGNPELPFYFLQKPLNPAGTNYIDRGLGDFLRSIGVPEELAAKEDGRFKIPSLRNCAITAPYEHNGVFTTLREVVMFNNTRDVPGAGWPAPEVAENVHRHPSMDRTFGKLGLTDQQVDDIVAFLGTLTDGYQP
- a CDS encoding energy-coupling factor ABC transporter ATP-binding protein, which translates into the protein MNDPVIRLDDLTYTYPDGRRALESINLSIAKGESVAIAGANGAGKSTLLMHLNGIIHGTNGAVKVCGIPVVAANLKTIRARVGVVFQNPDDQLFCPEVFDDVAFGPINMGLPEGEIKKRVGESLAAVGLSGYEKRSSHHLSLGEKKRIALASVLSMQPEVLALDEPSSNLDPAAKWGLIQLLKSLDVTKIVVSHDLELIEALCPRLVIMSKGKILADGETCGIMKNRELLVAGGLAAPG
- the dtd gene encoding D-aminoacyl-tRNA deacylase; amino-acid sequence: MKALIQRVSHAQVTVDGDVIGSIGGGLVVLVGVAVGDEKADIGYLVNKIVNLRIFADAESKFNLSLLDVKGELLLISQFTLIADTRKGRRPSFTDAAPPEAAEFMFDEFVAEARKTGVKVETGRFQAHMFVELVNDGPVTIMLDSSDRLRPRG